One Triticum dicoccoides isolate Atlit2015 ecotype Zavitan chromosome 5B, WEW_v2.0, whole genome shotgun sequence genomic window carries:
- the LOC119312855 gene encoding glycine-rich cell wall structural protein 2-like, which produces MATSTKLAALSFLVLVSIGFANAARMLASSSSASGGGGGGGGGGGGASGGSGYGSGSGSGGGLGYSESGGDWGKKWNFAKGFGGGGGAGGGGGSMGGSGSGSGSGFGTGSSATGSASAPSSNGYASADGKGGGGGGGGGANGSSGTGAGDGLGKGYGESGVSKAPAPAAGGDGTSYSDAGGSGNGGGGGNNGNGGGAGAGAGQAGSDDTSGGFANGGGSGNGGGATGGVVEGPSVGVGSGAGSGAGQTGSTGSYGEGYATGMGGGMGGGTGESQNGGSGSGGGSGSGSGSGGYH; this is translated from the coding sequence ATGGCTACTAGCACCAAGCTTGCAGCTCTTAGCTTTCTTGTCCTTGTGAGCATTGGGTTCGCCAATGCCGCAAGGATGCTCGCTAGTTCCTCCAGTGCTTCAGGTGGAGGGGgaggcggaggtggcgggggaggcGGTGCATCCGGTGGGAGTGGATATGGTTCAGGTTCTGGGTCAGGTGGAGGCTTAGGATATAGTGAGAGCGGCGGAGATTGGGGTAAGAAGTGGAACTTCGCCAAGGGatttggtggtggaggaggagctggtggtggcggaGGATCAATGGGTGGATCCGGGTCTGGTTCCGGATCCGGCTTCGGTACTGGCAGCTCTGCGACTGGCTCCGCATCGGCCCCTAGCAGCAATGGTTATGCTAGTGCTGATGGTaagggtggaggcggcggcggaggtggcggtgcAAACGGATCTAGCGGAACTGGAGCCGGAGATGGCCTTGGCAAGGGATATGGTGAGAGTGGCGTTTCAAAGGCACCGGCTCCAGCTGCCGGTGGCGATGGTACCAGCTACTCTGATGCTGGCGGTAGTGGTAATGGTGGCGGCGGTGGTAACAACGGAAATGGAGGTGGTGCCGGCGCTGGCGCTGGACAGGCCGGTAGCGACGACACTTCTGGAGGCTTTGCGAATGGAGGAGGAAGCGGCAATGGTGGTGGCGCAACTGGAGGTGTCGTTGAAGGTCCAAGTGTTGGAGTTGGATCTGGTGCTGGGTCTGGCGCCGGCCAGACCGGTAGCACTGGCTCTTATGGCGAGGGATACGCCACGGGAATGGGCGGCGGCATGGGTGGCGGCACTGGTGAGAGCCAGAACGGCGGATCTGGCAGTGGTGGAGGTAGTGGGTCCGGATCAGGTAGTGGAGGATACCACTAA